A single region of the Chryseobacterium culicis genome encodes:
- a CDS encoding M23 family metallopeptidase gives MKKFLNSKKNVNILLGGLLLVVFAQGVFIAKLFSERDDKTYEVNLVKINTEKDSIDYLKMKTDLTLVDQTVAQLNSFLKSKDITNEKLMMLNQDSISNSIYLSKQANRYSQYLMDLQKKLMQVPLGMPTDGYISSNFGVRKNPIPFKTVFASVKTSIATEAKPAVASAPKPEVKAEPVEKIIELTDSYGNKREVKVMVTPKAAPVAASPASTTKAVTGNTTTKTVVAEKNNAPAEADQMQFHKGLDIAVAYGSDVRAAAAGTIIFSGQKGGYGNCVIVSHGNGLATLYGHLSQLVSKVNDKVKVGQVIAKSGNSGRSTGPHLHYEVHKNNTPINPKLFMNL, from the coding sequence ATGAAAAAATTTCTAAACAGCAAGAAGAACGTAAACATTCTCCTGGGAGGACTTTTACTAGTAGTTTTTGCACAAGGTGTATTCATTGCAAAGCTCTTTTCCGAAAGAGATGACAAAACCTACGAAGTGAACCTTGTAAAAATAAACACTGAAAAAGACAGTATAGATTATTTAAAAATGAAAACTGATCTTACTCTCGTAGATCAGACTGTTGCTCAACTCAACTCTTTTCTGAAGTCCAAAGACATTACCAACGAAAAACTGATGATGCTCAACCAGGACAGTATTTCAAATTCTATTTATCTTTCCAAACAAGCAAACCGATACAGCCAGTATCTGATGGATCTTCAGAAAAAACTGATGCAGGTTCCATTAGGGATGCCTACTGACGGATATATTTCTTCCAATTTCGGAGTGAGAAAAAATCCTATTCCATTCAAAACTGTTTTTGCTTCTGTAAAAACAAGTATTGCAACGGAAGCTAAACCGGCAGTTGCTTCCGCTCCAAAACCTGAAGTAAAAGCTGAACCTGTAGAGAAAATTATCGAGCTTACCGACAGCTATGGAAACAAAAGAGAAGTAAAAGTGATGGTTACTCCAAAAGCGGCTCCAGTGGCTGCTTCTCCAGCTTCTACAACAAAAGCGGTTACCGGAAACACAACAACCAAAACAGTGGTTGCTGAAAAGAACAACGCTCCTGCTGAAGCTGATCAGATGCAGTTCCACAAAGGATTGGACATTGCGGTTGCTTATGGCTCTGATGTAAGAGCTGCCGCCGCCGGAACAATTATCTTTTCCGGACAGAAAGGAGGTTATGGAAACTGCGTGATTGTTTCTCACGGAAACGGATTGGCTACGCTATACGGACATTTATCACAACTTGTTTCTAAGGTAAATGATAAAGTAAAAGTAGGCCAGGTAATAGCCAAATCCGGAAATTCAGGACGATCTACAGGACCACATCTGCATTATGAAGTACACAAAAACAATACTCCGATTAACCCGAAATTGTTTATGAATTTATAA
- a CDS encoding NAD(P)-dependent oxidoreductase, producing the protein MKKVAVIGATGFVGAHVVSELADRGYAVEALVRDASKVKTQENVTAKSIDVNNVDELAEALKGSDAVISTFNAGWTNPNLYNDFLNGSENIQKAVEQSGVKRLIVVGGAGSLYTPDHVQIVDTPDFPEAYKPGATAARDYLNKIKENNTLDWTFFSPAVEMNQANVGERTGKYRTSLETPVFDENGRSRLSVEDVAVVLVDELEQNNHIRERFTAAY; encoded by the coding sequence ATGAAAAAAGTAGCAGTAATCGGTGCAACAGGATTTGTAGGAGCACACGTGGTATCAGAATTAGCAGACAGAGGATATGCTGTAGAGGCATTGGTAAGAGATGCATCCAAAGTTAAAACACAGGAAAATGTAACCGCAAAAAGCATTGATGTCAATAACGTAGATGAATTGGCTGAAGCATTGAAAGGAAGCGATGCGGTAATCAGTACATTCAATGCAGGATGGACGAATCCTAATCTTTACAACGATTTCTTAAATGGTTCTGAGAATATTCAAAAAGCAGTAGAACAATCAGGAGTAAAAAGACTGATCGTAGTAGGAGGAGCAGGAAGCCTTTACACGCCGGATCATGTACAAATTGTAGATACACCTGATTTCCCTGAAGCTTACAAACCTGGTGCAACAGCAGCAAGAGATTATTTAAACAAAATCAAAGAAAATAATACGTTGGACTGGACCTTCTTCAGCCCGGCTGTAGAAATGAATCAGGCGAACGTAGGGGAAAGAACTGGAAAATACAGAACTTCACTGGAAACTCCGGTATTTGATGAAAACGGAAGAAGCCGTCTGTCTGTAGAAGATGTAGCTGTAGTTCTGGTAGATGAATTAGAGCAGAACAATCACATCCGTGAACGTTTTACAGCAGCTTACTAA
- a CDS encoding catalase gives MPNPLKYNKKFDELNEEEKKLLEINKKTIADFVEQSSSISDVNYATRNAHAKTYAVAKGTFHIEPDIPELLQPFFDKEKFDLTIRFSNAQLKIQNSKKDIPAYGFAVQIKDENGGLLANYPLVNFPLFPINSVSTFLKLFTAINQLYMKQWRKVFPLCIQMVKMIPSLFTGDMLRNIIKLIGKRNDFILSFDYYSVGAYRLGDQVIKIKLSPQSVDKNFGKKLKIKDVLKSYLLTHDFAADVLIQVCYDLKDQPINRLNIEWKNAPFIKIGEVRINKDSLLDVRNCTNELLSFNPFESKIFFQPVGKIQKLRDEAYKVSVQTRRKINKLLHGKNS, from the coding sequence ATGCCAAATCCATTAAAATATAATAAGAAGTTTGATGAACTGAATGAAGAGGAAAAAAAACTTCTGGAAATCAATAAAAAAACAATTGCGGATTTTGTTGAACAATCCTCTTCCATCAGTGATGTCAATTATGCTACCCGGAATGCTCATGCCAAAACCTATGCAGTAGCAAAGGGTACATTCCATATAGAGCCTGATATCCCCGAATTACTGCAGCCTTTCTTTGACAAGGAAAAATTTGACCTGACCATACGGTTTTCCAATGCTCAGCTGAAAATTCAAAATTCAAAAAAAGATATTCCTGCTTATGGGTTTGCTGTACAGATCAAGGATGAGAACGGTGGATTGCTTGCCAATTATCCATTGGTCAATTTTCCTTTGTTCCCTATTAATTCTGTTTCTACGTTTTTGAAGTTGTTTACAGCAATTAACCAGCTTTATATGAAGCAATGGAGAAAAGTATTCCCTTTGTGTATTCAGATGGTTAAAATGATTCCTTCATTATTCACTGGGGATATGCTCCGCAATATTATAAAACTTATCGGGAAGAGAAATGATTTTATTTTGTCTTTTGATTATTATTCTGTAGGAGCTTACCGTCTGGGCGATCAGGTCATTAAAATAAAACTGTCTCCTCAATCTGTGGATAAAAATTTTGGGAAAAAGCTAAAGATCAAAGATGTTTTAAAAAGTTACCTGCTGACCCACGATTTTGCAGCAGATGTTTTAATACAGGTTTGTTATGACCTGAAAGATCAACCGATTAACAGACTGAATATTGAATGGAAAAACGCTCCTTTTATTAAAATTGGTGAGGTCAGAATCAATAAAGATTCATTACTAGATGTGCGCAATTGTACAAATGAGCTTCTTTCATTCAATCCTTTTGAAAGTAAAATATTCTTCCAGCCTGTAGGAAAAATACAAAAGCTCCGCGATGAAGCGTATAAAGTTTCCGTGCAGACGAGGAGGAAGATTAATAAGCTGCTGCATGGGAAAAACAGTTAA
- a CDS encoding FKBP-type peptidyl-prolyl cis-trans isomerase yields MGVADMLFKRKKELAEKNLKDGKEYMEEYGKRESVVQLPSGLQYEIITEGDGAKPGPKSTVKCHYHGTTISGKVFDSSVKRGTPASFPLNRVISGWTEALQLMPVGSKWRLIIPPHLAYGDQEISKEIGPNSTLIFEVELLDIK; encoded by the coding sequence ATGGGAGTAGCAGATATGTTATTTAAACGTAAAAAAGAATTGGCAGAAAAGAACCTGAAAGATGGTAAAGAATATATGGAAGAGTATGGTAAAAGAGAAAGCGTTGTGCAGTTACCAAGCGGCTTGCAATATGAAATTATTACAGAAGGAGATGGAGCAAAACCAGGTCCTAAATCTACTGTAAAATGCCACTATCACGGAACTACCATTTCCGGTAAAGTATTCGACAGCTCTGTAAAAAGAGGTACACCTGCATCTTTCCCTTTAAACAGAGTAATTTCAGGTTGGACAGAAGCACTTCAGCTAATGCCTGTCGGAAGCAAGTGGAGATTGATTATTCCTCCACACTTAGCCTATGGGGATCAGGAAATCAGCAAAGAAATCGGACCCAACAGTACTCTTATTTTTGAAGTAGAATTGCTGGATATTAAATAA
- a CDS encoding TerD family protein, whose protein sequence is MAINLQKGQRINLKKENGAELSQACVGINWGAIEKKGFFGTKKEAVDLDGSCILYDSNKNVTEVIYFGNLKSRNGSVRHSGDDLTGDVDGDDGLDNEVITVDFSQLEPNVEHVAMVLNSYRGQDFGTIPFASIRIYEGTPTNVREVFAKYDIANDASFNGHVAMVMGVFYKRNGEWKFNAIGDPTADKKLEQTIQTVQMNYL, encoded by the coding sequence ATGGCTATCAACTTACAAAAAGGTCAGAGAATTAACCTTAAAAAAGAAAATGGTGCTGAACTTTCCCAGGCTTGTGTAGGAATCAACTGGGGAGCAATTGAAAAGAAAGGATTTTTTGGAACTAAAAAAGAAGCAGTAGACTTAGACGGAAGCTGTATTTTATATGATTCAAATAAAAATGTGACTGAAGTAATTTATTTTGGAAATCTTAAATCCAGAAACGGATCTGTAAGACACAGTGGAGATGACCTTACAGGTGACGTGGATGGAGATGATGGATTGGATAACGAAGTAATCACAGTAGATTTCAGCCAGCTGGAGCCCAATGTAGAGCACGTGGCAATGGTTTTGAACAGCTACAGAGGTCAGGATTTCGGAACTATTCCTTTTGCTTCTATCCGTATCTATGAAGGAACGCCTACCAATGTGAGAGAAGTGTTTGCAAAATATGATATTGCCAATGATGCTTCTTTCAACGGACATGTTGCCATGGTAATGGGGGTTTTCTATAAGAGAAACGGAGAATGGAAATTCAACGCTATCGGAGATCCTACAGCAGATAAAAAACTGGAGCAGACGATCCAAACAGTGCAGATGAATTATCTATAA
- a CDS encoding MBL fold metallo-hydrolase: MIQKKLWSLLALLGFISIFAGNLKVKVYNPGTKAIFPITSTIIYGDKDAILVDAQFQKQYAEQLVKEIKATGKNLKTIFISHSDPDFYFGLDVIKKAFPNAKIISTAQTAYLISASKDDKMSVWKPQLKADAPSEIIVPEAAVAIPDLEGHTIEIRQNPEDPAHSFLWIPSIKTIAGGISVSVGSHLWMADTQNVKAIDQWIGQIDAMKALKPEQVIPSHFAELSTSPQSLDFVKNYLENYKQAVTENKISPAIVDFMVKKYPSLQGKEELEMGVKVFLKEMDWDLKSPYPAIGHQVEVDFGAVKFLLDFKDNKTMTFTGTAGSSKNSTDTVEYTAVEVAKNVFMVYWHEPHLGFNVTHIQDYNKNIIYSNIAGPDGTFTHPRGTLKILNH; the protein is encoded by the coding sequence ATGATACAAAAAAAATTATGGTCGTTATTGGCCTTGTTAGGATTTATCAGCATTTTCGCAGGGAATCTTAAAGTGAAAGTATATAATCCGGGAACCAAAGCTATTTTTCCTATTACTTCTACCATTATTTATGGAGATAAAGATGCCATACTTGTAGATGCTCAGTTTCAGAAGCAGTATGCAGAGCAGCTCGTGAAAGAAATAAAGGCAACAGGGAAAAATCTGAAAACCATTTTTATTTCTCACAGTGACCCTGATTTTTATTTTGGACTGGATGTTATCAAAAAAGCCTTTCCTAACGCAAAGATTATCTCAACAGCTCAGACAGCCTATTTGATCTCAGCTTCAAAAGATGATAAAATGAGCGTGTGGAAACCACAGTTGAAAGCAGATGCCCCATCAGAAATTATTGTTCCTGAAGCAGCTGTTGCAATTCCTGATCTTGAAGGTCATACAATTGAAATCAGACAAAATCCGGAAGATCCGGCACACAGTTTTCTTTGGATTCCTTCCATTAAAACTATTGCAGGTGGAATTTCAGTTTCTGTAGGTTCACACCTTTGGATGGCAGATACACAAAATGTAAAAGCAATTGATCAATGGATCGGGCAGATTGATGCTATGAAAGCATTGAAGCCGGAACAGGTTATTCCTTCCCATTTTGCAGAGTTATCTACATCTCCACAATCTCTTGATTTTGTGAAAAACTATCTGGAAAACTATAAACAGGCAGTCACTGAAAATAAAATCTCACCTGCTATCGTAGATTTTATGGTTAAAAAATATCCTAGTCTACAAGGAAAAGAAGAGCTTGAAATGGGAGTGAAAGTTTTCCTAAAAGAAATGGATTGGGATCTGAAATCTCCATATCCGGCAATCGGACATCAAGTGGAAGTGGATTTTGGAGCCGTAAAATTCCTTCTTGATTTTAAAGATAACAAAACAATGACGTTTACAGGAACAGCCGGAAGTTCAAAAAACAGTACCGATACTGTAGAATATACCGCAGTGGAAGTAGCAAAAAATGTTTTTATGGTCTATTGGCATGAGCCACACCTAGGTTTTAATGTAACCCATATTCAGGATTATAATAAAAATATTATCTATTCAAATATTGCAGGTCCTGATGGTACTTTTACCCATCCAAGAGGAACTCTTAAGATTTTGAACCATTAA
- a CDS encoding toxic anion resistance protein, translated as MDNQENQPIDPLGSIEPLKTFEPTPMVPPTPAQPVQNAAPAVLVDREGNVNLTQLQSEEREKYEVLANSIDEANPGSIVNFGAELQKTLTNQSDSFLGNVRRSNSGEVGGLINDLLVELNYVDVEELNGNKVKSFLSKLPFMKKVITQVENLFTKYDKIINNIEQISYKVNAGIITSTKDNAVLQTIFESNVNSIKQIEGLVIAGNIRMERAAVELAQMETSPQNFQDYQIADKRDFIARLDRRMADLKVVRVIMMQSLPQIRLVQNNNVSIAEKAQTILTTTLPVWKNQLSLAVAMYRQQQNIEIQQKVSSTTEEILRKNAERLGQNSINVARANEQTIVSVETLKETTSMLINTLNEVKQIQKQGADNRRKLDQDLQTLEHELKANVRG; from the coding sequence ATGGACAATCAGGAAAATCAACCCATAGATCCGCTAGGATCAATAGAACCTCTTAAAACCTTTGAACCTACTCCAATGGTTCCGCCAACACCGGCTCAGCCTGTTCAAAATGCAGCGCCGGCAGTGCTTGTGGATAGAGAGGGAAATGTAAATCTGACTCAGTTGCAGTCGGAAGAACGTGAGAAATATGAAGTTCTTGCAAATTCTATTGATGAAGCCAACCCAGGTTCTATCGTAAATTTCGGGGCAGAACTTCAGAAAACATTAACCAACCAGAGTGACAGCTTCTTAGGAAACGTAAGAAGATCCAACTCAGGAGAAGTAGGAGGGCTTATCAATGATCTTTTGGTGGAGCTTAACTATGTAGATGTAGAAGAGCTTAACGGAAATAAAGTGAAAAGTTTCCTGAGCAAATTACCCTTCATGAAAAAGGTAATAACTCAGGTGGAAAACTTGTTTACAAAGTATGATAAGATCATCAACAATATCGAACAGATTTCTTATAAAGTAAATGCAGGAATCATCACTTCTACAAAAGATAATGCTGTCCTTCAGACCATCTTTGAAAGCAATGTGAATTCTATCAAGCAGATTGAAGGTCTTGTAATTGCAGGAAATATAAGAATGGAAAGAGCTGCTGTAGAACTTGCTCAGATGGAAACGAGTCCTCAGAATTTTCAGGATTATCAGATTGCTGATAAGAGAGATTTCATTGCAAGATTAGACAGAAGAATGGCTGACCTTAAAGTGGTGCGTGTGATTATGATGCAGTCGCTTCCACAGATCAGACTGGTACAGAATAACAACGTTTCTATCGCTGAAAAAGCACAGACCATTCTTACCACTACACTTCCTGTTTGGAAAAACCAGCTTTCACTGGCTGTAGCAATGTACAGACAACAGCAGAATATTGAGATCCAGCAGAAAGTATCTTCTACTACAGAAGAAATCTTAAGAAAGAATGCAGAGCGTCTTGGTCAGAATTCAATAAATGTTGCCAGAGCAAACGAACAAACTATTGTATCTGTAGAAACATTGAAAGAAACAACGTCAATGCTTATCAATACACTGAATGAAGTGAAACAAATCCAGAAACAGGGAGCAGATAACAGAAGAAAACTGGATCAGGATCTTCAGACATTGGAGCATGAACTTAAAGCGAATGTCAGAGGTTAA
- a CDS encoding TetR/AcrR family transcriptional regulator → MKSPRERIIETTFQLFARQGYNSTGINQIISEAEVAKASFYQYFKSKEDLCVEFLNVRHDYWFNELNSFLAKEKDAKSKTIKAFDFLVYMNEKESFRGCSFLNILSEIPMDNSKILSVIQSHKADLRNFFLELLNDDDLSDHIYMLFESSIIESQLFKSNELIVKSKKIVTNLIQ, encoded by the coding sequence ATGAAATCTCCAAGAGAAAGAATTATAGAAACCACATTTCAATTGTTCGCAAGACAAGGCTATAATTCTACAGGAATTAATCAGATTATTTCTGAAGCAGAAGTTGCCAAGGCAAGTTTCTATCAGTATTTTAAATCCAAAGAAGACCTATGTGTGGAATTTCTGAATGTGAGACACGACTATTGGTTCAATGAACTCAATAGTTTTTTAGCAAAAGAAAAAGATGCAAAATCTAAAACCATCAAAGCTTTCGATTTTTTAGTTTATATGAATGAAAAGGAAAGTTTCCGGGGATGCAGCTTCCTGAATATTCTGTCTGAAATCCCAATGGATAATAGTAAAATCCTAAGTGTTATTCAATCCCATAAAGCAGACCTGAGAAATTTCTTTTTAGAATTATTGAATGATGATGACCTTTCAGATCATATTTATATGCTTTTTGAGAGCAGTATTATAGAAAGTCAGCTTTTTAAATCAAATGAATTAATTGTAAAATCAAAAAAAATAGTCACCAATTTAATACAATAA
- a CDS encoding NAD(P)H-dependent glycerol-3-phosphate dehydrogenase, producing MAKKKIISESSNPKKNKKDISVGVVGSGSFATAIVKMLVENCKVVHWCVRSEFVKGAIELRGHNPTYLTAAHFNLKSLKLTTDINELVSACDVIVLATPSIYLSDTLDKMTCDYSDKIFISAIKGIIPKVNDVVAHYLRDEFKIGFRNQAVIAGPCHAEEVAMERLSYLTIAAVEDATAEKLEGIFSSDFIKVHTSKDILGNEYSAILKNIFAIGAGIASGLGYGDNFTAVFVSNAIREMETFLEAIYEAPRDVNESAYLGDLLVTAYSLFSRNRNLGNLIGKGYTVKSAIQSMNMVAEGYYAADSIYQTAKQKNLKLPIIDTVYAILYEGKNAEKQFKKLTAKLN from the coding sequence ATGGCTAAAAAGAAAATTATTTCAGAATCTTCGAATCCAAAAAAGAATAAAAAGGATATTTCTGTAGGAGTTGTAGGGAGCGGAAGTTTTGCAACCGCTATCGTAAAAATGCTTGTTGAAAACTGCAAAGTAGTACACTGGTGTGTAAGAAGTGAATTTGTAAAAGGAGCCATTGAGCTTCGTGGACATAACCCAACTTATCTTACAGCAGCACATTTTAATCTTAAAAGTTTAAAACTGACAACAGATATTAATGAACTGGTTTCTGCCTGTGACGTTATTGTTTTGGCAACTCCGTCTATTTATTTGTCTGATACGTTGGATAAAATGACATGTGATTATTCAGATAAAATCTTTATTTCAGCGATCAAAGGGATTATTCCTAAAGTAAATGATGTGGTAGCGCATTATCTGCGTGATGAATTTAAAATTGGTTTTAGAAATCAGGCCGTTATTGCAGGCCCTTGTCATGCTGAAGAGGTGGCTATGGAAAGACTTTCTTACCTTACCATTGCCGCAGTAGAAGATGCAACAGCTGAAAAGCTTGAAGGAATTTTCAGTTCAGACTTTATCAAGGTACATACAAGTAAAGATATTTTAGGAAATGAGTACAGTGCAATCCTTAAGAATATTTTTGCCATCGGAGCGGGAATAGCAAGTGGATTAGGGTATGGGGACAACTTTACAGCAGTATTTGTTTCCAATGCCATCCGTGAAATGGAAACTTTCCTTGAAGCGATCTACGAAGCACCTAGAGATGTGAATGAAAGCGCTTATTTGGGTGACCTTTTGGTAACAGCCTATTCACTTTTCTCAAGAAACAGAAACCTTGGAAACCTGATTGGAAAAGGATATACGGTAAAATCTGCTATTCAGTCTATGAACATGGTAGCAGAAGGATATTACGCTGCTGATTCCATTTATCAAACAGCGAAACAAAAAAATCTTAAACTCCCGATTATCGATACAGTCTATGCTATTCTGTATGAAGGTAAAAATGCTGAAAAGCAGTTTAAAAAGCTGACTGCAAAATTGAATTAA
- a CDS encoding Rrf2 family transcriptional regulator, with protein sequence MNNTRFATAVHIMTLLAKSPQEWLTSDWMAGSINVNPVIVRKEISVLREAGLIISRQGKEGGSQLAKNADVITISEIYKAVKNTEVLGKKNQNPNPACSVGKEINNHLNTLFEETDRLVVNFLGDKSLQEFTDQFE encoded by the coding sequence ATGAACAATACAAGATTTGCTACGGCAGTACATATTATGACCTTATTGGCAAAAAGTCCTCAGGAGTGGCTTACTTCTGATTGGATGGCGGGCAGTATCAATGTGAATCCTGTGATCGTCCGAAAAGAGATCAGTGTATTGAGGGAAGCAGGTCTGATTATCAGCAGACAGGGAAAAGAGGGTGGTAGCCAGCTTGCAAAAAATGCAGATGTGATTACAATTTCCGAGATCTATAAAGCCGTAAAAAATACGGAAGTATTAGGGAAGAAAAATCAGAATCCCAATCCGGCATGCAGTGTTGGAAAGGAGATTAACAATCATTTAAATACTTTATTTGAAGAAACAGATCGTTTGGTGGTAAACTTTTTAGGAGACAAGTCATTACAAGAATTCACTGACCAGTTCGAATAA
- a CDS encoding nuclear transport factor 2 family protein — MEQKHPLPPFTLETAMEKIQLAEDAWNSQDPEKVSKAYTINSEWRNRDTFVNGREDIVAFLQKKWEREFNYKLKKEYWAHTENRIAVRFEYEYQTKDGNWFRAYGNENWEFDENGLMAKRYASINDLAIQEKDRKFR, encoded by the coding sequence ATGGAACAGAAACATCCGCTTCCGCCTTTCACCCTTGAAACGGCAATGGAAAAAATTCAATTGGCAGAAGATGCCTGGAACAGTCAGGATCCTGAAAAGGTTTCCAAAGCCTATACCATCAATAGTGAATGGAGGAACAGAGATACCTTCGTGAATGGAAGAGAAGATATTGTAGCATTTCTCCAGAAAAAATGGGAAAGAGAGTTTAATTATAAGCTTAAGAAAGAATATTGGGCTCATACAGAAAATCGTATTGCTGTTCGTTTTGAGTATGAATACCAAACCAAAGATGGAAACTGGTTCAGGGCTTACGGAAATGAAAACTGGGAATTTGATGAAAACGGTCTGATGGCCAAAAGATATGCCAGTATCAATGACCTTGCTATTCAAGAAAAAGACCGAAAGTTTAGATAA
- a CDS encoding TerC/Alx family metal homeostasis membrane protein, whose amino-acid sequence MEHQSILELHPGLVWGFAVTVVIMLLLDLGVFNKKSHEVSSKEATIWSIVWISLSMVFSGVVYWVFNTDGSPASHALAIEKFTQYQAAYWIEKALSVDNLFVFILVFGFFKVPKYLHHKVLFWGIIGALIFRAIFIFAGVGLINLTYLPEMNIFGEAVKINVVMTLFGLFLVYAGIKSWGDGDDDDDEDYSNTAGARLIKSFWKVSDNYDGDKFFTIQNGIKMATPLLVVVGVIEFTDVLFAVDSIPAIFAISNDPFILYTSNIFAILGLRSLYFLLANFIHMFSKLPYGLAIILSFIGVKMLIAPWIHIPSPVSLGIVGGVLVISVLLSVIFPEKEEEKKEELEEK is encoded by the coding sequence GTGGAACATCAAAGTATTTTAGAACTGCACCCAGGTCTGGTGTGGGGATTTGCAGTAACAGTCGTTATCATGCTGCTCCTGGACTTAGGAGTATTTAATAAAAAAAGTCACGAAGTATCTTCCAAAGAAGCTACCATATGGTCTATCGTATGGATCTCGCTTTCAATGGTCTTTTCAGGAGTGGTGTATTGGGTATTCAATACCGATGGCAGTCCGGCAAGCCATGCTTTGGCAATAGAAAAATTTACACAGTATCAGGCTGCCTATTGGATTGAAAAAGCCTTGTCTGTGGATAATTTATTTGTATTTATCCTTGTTTTCGGGTTCTTTAAAGTTCCGAAATATCTTCATCACAAGGTTCTTTTCTGGGGAATCATTGGAGCATTGATCTTCAGGGCTATATTCATCTTTGCTGGAGTAGGATTGATTAATCTGACTTATCTTCCTGAGATGAACATTTTCGGAGAAGCCGTAAAAATCAACGTTGTCATGACATTATTCGGGTTGTTCCTGGTTTATGCAGGGATTAAATCCTGGGGTGATGGTGATGATGACGATGATGAGGATTACAGCAATACTGCAGGAGCAAGGCTGATCAAAAGTTTCTGGAAAGTTTCCGATAACTATGATGGTGATAAATTCTTCACCATTCAGAACGGAATCAAAATGGCAACTCCTCTTTTAGTAGTGGTAGGGGTTATCGAATTTACTGACGTTCTTTTCGCAGTAGACTCTATTCCGGCTATTTTTGCGATTTCAAATGATCCATTCATCCTTTATACATCAAATATCTTTGCTATTTTAGGATTAAGATCATTATACTTCCTGTTAGCAAACTTTATCCACATGTTCAGCAAACTTCCATACGGATTGGCTATTATCCTTTCCTTCATTGGAGTTAAAATGCTTATTGCACCATGGATTCACATTCCGTCTCCGGTTTCTTTAGGAATTGTAGGAGGAGTATTGGTGATTTCAGTTCTCTTGTCTGTCATCTTCCCTGAAAAAGAAGAAGAGAAGAAAGAAGAATTAGAAGAAAAATAA